The sequence below is a genomic window from Lolium perenne isolate Kyuss_39 chromosome 4, Kyuss_2.0, whole genome shotgun sequence.
ATCCTTGTCCGTTCCCTTCATTTTAGGGAGCCCTATTTCATGCGCCAACTTCAGCCCTCGGCGACATGCCAGTAGCTCTACCTGTTCAGGATCCAAAACCGGTGAGAAAAAATGGCATGCTCCACCTATGAAGCCACCGTGGTGATCTCTAAGGACCACACCGCCACCACCAGTATCCGACTCCTTAGAGAAAGCGCCATCGACATtgactttagagcatctccaacaggcgctctATCCCGCGTTGTATCCAAAAAAGCGGCTGGTTTAGCGCGCGGGCGTAAAATTATGCTCCAACAGGCGCTCTATCCCGCGCTGTAAAATACAGCTTGGGCAAAAGCGCTATGTCGTGCACTATATCTACCGCGCCGGAAAGAGCGCGCTGTATCCGTCGCGCGCAGAAACAGGTATAGATTTTTACAGCTCCAAGGTTTAGAGCTTCTGCTGGAGGTGAATATGCCCTCACGCACAAAACATGGATAGAGCGCGCTGTAAAGCGCTTTTACAGCGCCAAGATTtagcgcgtctgttggagatgctcttagtccaGCCCTGCTGCGGGGAAGCCAGTGCTCCACCTGCCTGTGCATGCTGGTTGATGCCGGAGTTTGGAGAGCAACCCACTCCTCAACCAAGAAGAACGATCGCCTCGCAGTACATACAGGATCTTCAATAATGGTACTGATAGTGCAGACCCTTGCAGGGCAGTTGGTGGTAGCGTCTTTGCTGAGCAGGAAAATCAAGACGAGGTTGCTCCTAAGAAACCCTGAAAAGGCAGTCACCTTATTtggcaagcaagatgagaatgtttTGCAGGTAATCTCACATCAAGAGCTTCCAATTCTGTTTTATCCAGAGCGTGACTTTTCCTCATATAAGTACCTTCTGTATGACAGGTTTATGAAGCGGACACAAGAAATGTTGATGCTTTCACTCCAGAAATGTTTGAGGTTGTTCTCTTCTGTTTCAATAATTTTCTGAAGCTGAATACGTATACATAATTGTTGGGCTGTATATTTATGCATGATTGAATAAATCAAAATATAGGGTCTATTTTCATAGGGAGTTACACATGTGATCTGTACTACTGGGACTACAGCATTTCCATCAAAGCGCTGGGATGGGGATAACACTCCTGAACGTGTAGGTACGTACTGCCCAAGATTCTGCAGTTAACCTAGCTTCACTATTTATTTTATTCGTTTACCCCACGGTAATCCAAATGTAAACAGGGATTCGGGGAAAGGATAATCTTGGGGAGCCTATAAGTCTTTCACTTCCTTTTCTTTTTCAAGTCTTTCAGTTCCACTGCCGACAAAATAAGTATCGTATTCTGACAGATGCAGAATGCTAATAAGTCGTTGATAGGAATCTGAAATCAAAACATCCATTCAGAATGCTAATAAGTCGTTGATAAGAATCTGAAATAAAAACGTCCATTCTGAGAGCTTTGTGTGCATGTGCCGTTTCTAGATCATGACCATGCTCATGGCTTGGCCATTCCTGGTCTAGAAGCGTTTATTCTGTTTGTTATAAATTAATGAAACCAGATCCATGTTTAGCAAGTATGGAAGCTAGCAGCGCCAATGATGAATTCAAGCATGGGCAAACAATATTTTATCACTTATTACTGATTAGACACCATTTACCATGTCCAGATTGGGATGGCGTCCGGAATTTTGTGAGTGCCATGCCAAAGACAATCGAGAGACTGGTTCTGGTGTCATCTATTGGTGTTACAAAATACAATGAAATACCATGGAGGTATAGCTTATAAATCTGATGAAGTAAAAGGTTTCATCAATACTCTCTAAAGCAAAGATTTCCTCAAATTTTACCTTTTCACTAAAGTTTCACAACCAGTTTACTTCATTTTAGCATTACTTCCTGTTAGCAAGTGTGTTTGTGGTGTAAGATATGCATGCTTGTTTTTTTCAACTTAGGTTTGTGTCTTTACCTGGATACTTCTTTTGCTCATTAATTAGTTTTACACTGGCTTCCATATCATCTACATTGTAAACTATTTAACCTTACCTCATACTACGCACCAGTATCATGAACCTCTTCGGTGTGCttaagtacaagaagatggcagAAGACTTCATCCGCGATTCAGGCATACCTTTCACCATTATCAGGTTAATATTATGTACAGAAAAATAATAGTCCAAGGGCTCATCATGATGGACATGTTTTTTCTGATATGCTACTAACTGGTGCAGGCCAGGGAGATTAACTGATGGGCCCTACACTTCCTATGACCTTAATACACTTCTTAAGGCTACAGCTGGAGAAAGACGAGCAGTTGAGATAGGCCAAGGTTACTATTTTGTCGCCCCCCTCCACTTGATGAACTACTGCTTTCGCTAAGAACATTCTTAATACTTCCGTCATAAACTTACTAGGTGACAAGCTTGTGGGAGAAGCTAGCAGATTGGTGGTGGCAGAAGCGTGTATCCAAGCTTTGGATATTGAATCTACCCAAGGACAGGCATACGAGATTAGTTCGGTGAAGGTACCCATGCTTCTGACATGATGTTAACTCCTGATTTAAACCTTTACTCGTGTTATTTTCTACTGCTACATAGCTGAACTCATGGCGTGAATTTTGTTACCCAACTAACTAGCACCACACACCAAACAGACTCCACTTCAAATGTGTTACTGTTTATTTTCCTAGTTACTGACTGAAAAGGAATTCCTAACTGAATTTTCTGTGTATCTTCTGACTGGCATGGCATGGTGGTGCAGGGCGAAGGACCCGGAAACGACCAGGAGAAATGGAAGAAGCTATTCGCAGCTGCTGAATTGAACTAGTGGCACTCTGTGAAGCACATAATTTAGTGTGTTTTAATTGTACATTGTATGTTTCTAGTGGAATTCCATAGAATGAAGACAGTTCATGAGTCGTTGAACAAGTAACAGTATATAGGTTCAGATTTGTCATTGTCGCTGGATTTTGAAAATGGCTTGCAAACCGTTGAGCATAGAATCTGCCTTTTTTCCATTTTGTGTGGTCAGGCTTCTCACAGCATTTCCCTTTTTTTGTCATTCTTGTGAAGCAGGGTCCGGTGCATTTTAATTTGTACATTGTATATTTGTAGTGGAATTCCATAGAATGAACACAGTTCATGAGTCCTTGAACAAATAACAGTACATAGGTGCAGATTTGTCATTGTCGACGGATTTTGAAAATGGGTTGCAAACAGTTGAGCATAGAATCTGCCTTTTCCATTTCGTGTGGTCAGGCTTCtgagcattttcattttgttttgttGTTCTTAGTTACTTGTACCCAAGTGAACCTGAGCCAGCAAAGCTCTTTTAAAGATCGTGTAAAGCTATCGTGAAACCCTGGATTTATGTTTCAGACCCCGGAATTAAGGTGTTCTAGTATCACAAAACTGTCGGCTACACTTAATCCCGGCATGTAGAACCAATCCTTGTACTACACTCAAAGTGCTGCTTCGTGGAAGATCAAAGTCTGGCTTAGATGATAACGATAATTTTATTGAAAGATGAAAATGAATGAATGTCTAGAAGGAACTAGACACTATTTTTATTAAGGAGGTGGTGAGTGCCTGAGTGGTGACTTCTCAGGATAACGAGAATGGGATTGGGTACAATTTGAGCTTGCAAATGAAAGTAGAGTACGTACAGGACCAATCCTTGTACTACTTGACTATTCAGTTCATTTTTGTACCCACGAGCAATATAAAGAGCGAATTTTGCTGAACTCCAGATTTAAGTTTCAGTTTCATACAACTTAAGATTTAAGGTCTGACTAGGCGGGCCCACACGGCAGCAGTTCAATAAAATGACACCACGGTCGAGCAGAGTTTTCAGTCCTAGTCGCCCGTTTCTTTCCCCACCCACCACAGCGTAGAGAAGACACGGCAAACGCCCGCCGCCATCGCCATGCTGTACATAGTCGGCCTCGGCCTCGGCGACGAGCGCGACATCACGGTGCGGGGGCTCGACGCCGTCCGCCGCTGCGCCAAGGTCTACATGGAGGCCTACACCTCCCTGCTCTCCCTCGGCCTCGACCCCGCCTCGCTCGCCAACCTCGTGCGTCCCTCCCATCTCTTCTCTTGGATGCCCACCACCTGCTCGCGCAAATGTCTGCACGGCCGTGCCAGGACCAGGGCCGTCGCTCACCTCCCTTTTCTTGCCCCGTTCCGTTGCAGGAGAAGATGTACGGGAAGGAGATCACGGTCGCCGACCGCGAGATGGTGGAGGAGCGCGCCGACCAGATGCTGACCGAGGCCAAGGACGCCGACGTCGCCTTCCTCGTCGTCGGAGACCCGTTCGGGTAATGGttgctctgtttttattttctccaATCATTAAGTTTGCTCTGCCTGCGAGGGTGTGCGCGCGTGTTGGATATGCGTGCGTGCTCATTTGTCTCAGAGATTTGGATATGTATCTCACTGTAATGAAATTTTGCAGGGCGACCACCCACACTGATTTGGTTGTTCGGGCCAGGGACATTGGGGTGGAAGTTAAGGTTATTCACAATGCGTCTGTCATGAACGCCGTCGGAATTTGTGGGTTGCAGCTTTACCGCTACGGGGAGACCATCTCCATACCTTTCTTCACGGAGACATGGAGACCAGATAGTTTCTATGAGAAAATTCAGAACAGTCGCCGACTTGGCCTGCACACTCTTTGCCTACTAGGTTCGTAATGCTTTCTATAATTTACACATGTGCAGGCAACACTTGGCTTTCTAAGATTCAACATGACAGGTTGTAGATATATGGCATGTCTTACTGATGGTatatttcttcatcatattgagtCTTGATTGTTTTCATAAGAAATGCGTACATGATCAATATATTTATATATCCTGACGAGGGTGAGATATAGTTCTGATAAGTGATAACTATACAACAGTACTAGGCATTGAATAGTCCTAGTCACTGTTTCAAGTAATTTAGTGACAGCAAACTGGTGATTCTACTACCATTCGTTCTGCATGTTATAATGTTGTATAATTGGGATAAATTGAACATAGGACAAGTTTGTTTTCAGCATAGTGCCCGTACTACTATTGCTTTATCTATTGCTGCTAATGGCCTTTGGTTTAATGTTGCTGTTATCATAACTTTAGTTCTATTATTCAATGCAGACATTCGTGTTAAAGAGCCAACACTCGAGTCCTTGTGCAGGTAATTTGCATAGTTTTGTGTCTTTGAAGTAACTTGGGGTGAACAACATCATTTCTATCGCCCAAGACTCGCCAATTTTATGTGATGCAAGTAGTCTTTTGCAATTGTGATTTAATTGAGATGTTCACTTTCAGGGGAAAGAAAGTGTATGAACCACCACGATTTATGACTGTAAACACTGCAATAAGTCAGCTTTTGGAGGTGGAGGAACTGCATGGTGGATCTGGTATATCCTAGTGTTTCTGAACTTATTTCCTTCTAGATAGGCTTTTTTGAAACATTCTCTTTGTCAAACAGGAGTTGATATGCATATCAGACGCTGATCAATATTGCGCAACACAGATATTCTTAATAGTGCTTTTAAAATGTTTTGTTTACTATAGAAAGTTGGGTCTTACTGGAAAATTAACACTGAAAATTCATCTATTTCCAGCTTATGGCCCAGATTCACTATGTATGGGTGTAGCTCGCCTTGGAAGCGATGACCAGAAGATTGTTGCTGGCCCCATGAAGAAACTACTCGATGTTGATTTTGGAGCACCCCTTCACTGCCTCATCATAGTGGGAGAGACTCATCCCGTGGAACAAGAGATGCTAGAGTTCTACATGATCAAGTAGTGATCTGCTTTCATGTGAGTTTCACTTCTTCCTTCAATGAAGAAAACCTATGGTCATTTAAAAGGACCTTTTGCTGTCCACCAATGTTGGATCAGTACTCGTTGTCTATTTGTGTCTATGTTACCGAATCAGGAACATGTTGTAGACTAAAGGCATGATCCCTGTATGATGGAGATGGACCACCAGTTGGATCATGAATGTTTGCTCGATTCTGCAATATGAGTGTACACTAGATGTTTACTGCTAGACCGGATGAATACTCGTTTAGTCAAAAGCTGGGTTCAGCTGTATTTTTGCCCTGTACTGAATAGTGTGGACACATGTGAAGTTGTGAACATCTTTTGAATATTAACATTTACAGTGCGCGTCGCTTGTGCCTATGTGATGGTGTAAAACCACTTTGGGATATATCATATTATTACTCATTCACAAACGTTGATCAGAATATTAATCATCAGTGAACTTTTATCTTGTCCTTCCATGTTGCATGTGCGGATATCATGTTTCATTTGAAAAGTTTGCAGATGCATGTTGCATTGTCGCACAGCTCAGTTTGACAAGGtttccagtaaaaaaaaaaaaaagcatgaGCAGACCCGGAGCATGATTTTGTTCCCCCCGCCAAACAAGGTACCAGGGATGCAGCATTGGTCACATCGCAAAGAACTCTCTCAGTTTACCGAACCGGGGTGTACTGCTCCATCTGCATCTGGTGCAGCGCGGCTTCAGAGCCGAAGCTGTGTCGGCTGGGCGACCTCCTGGACCGGTTCCTGGACGGCGTCATGGGTCCCTTGACCCTGGGCGACCGCTGCGCCACGGGCGGCCTGCCGGAGCGAGCGAAGCCCATGTCGCTGGCGATGGAGGGCATGGGCGACATGGATGGGATGGGCGACATGAGGCGGTCGGCGAATGACGGGAAGCACTGCTCGGAGTAGGCGTCTGACGGCACGGCGGCAAAGCGCTCCTTGGGGGTGCTCATGGACCGGAACTTGGCCTTGGCGGACGCCGTGGAGGCCATGTACCCCGGGAACGCCGGCGAGCACGGGTGGTGCAACGCCCCGTCGTTGTTGTCGACGTCCGACGCCCTCCCCGGCGTGCGCCTGGCGCGCACGAAGGAGCGCCGGGAGGAGTGGCCCAGCCGCCTGCCGCCGTAGCTGGACTCGTCGTCGTtgtcttcgtcttcgtcgtcgAGGCAGGCGAGGGAGTCCCTGGAGCGAGGTGGTGGTGGGTGGTGGTTGTGGCGGTGGGTGGTGACGACGTCGACGGCGACGTCCCGGCAGGGGGACTGGTGCGCGACGGGGACGTCCTTGTCGAAGGGCTGGTGCGAGCCGACCCACTCCTCCAGCCAGCTCCAGCGCTGGTTCAGCGTGTCCATGTCGTCCCGCGACATGGGCTGCCTCCTGATGCCGATCTTCTCCTGCCATGGCAGAGAAACGACCCGTTTTGTTTGTCAGCTCTGCCGCGGTGCATTCGCTCGTCCGGTAGTACTGTACAACGTAATGTTTGACAGTGAGAGAGGCGTTTACGTTCTGGAGGGAGGCGTACTGCAGCGCGCGTACGCGTTTCATGGCGGCCTCCTCCCTGCTCCTCACCACGGCGCCCATCTCCTCCTTGGACAGGGTGCTGCCGTCCCACCCCTTGCTGCTGTTCTGCTGCTGATGTTGCTCCTGCACACGCACGAGAACACGGGGTGAGGAAAAGTAACACTGTAACAGCAAGATATATATTCGTTTCAGTACACTGCGGATCTGCTCCAATCATCTCTCTCCCCCGACAGTTCATTCACTGAGCAAAGCAAAATTATATTCGTGGCGGTACTGCGGCTTTGGTTCAATCATTTCCCCCGGCAGTTCATTCACTGGCCGACGCAGCGGTAAGTGGCACGGCGGGTGCGGTCGAAATATGGGATCTCACTTTTCACCACATCAGTATATACCTGCACTATCCTAGCAAAATCTACAACTTAGGAGAGCCCTACGACGTATTTTCCTTTTTGACAAATCTAACCCTAGCGCCATTTAGAATGGAGCTGAAATTGTGCAGGTCGAGGTGAAGGGAAAGCAGCACGTAGTTTGGTACCGACCTACACATGGTTTACACCAACGTCGTGTTGCATTGGTGCCGACCTACACAATTCTGTCTCCATTCTCAATGTCGATCAATTTAGTAGTCAGTTTTCGAAATGGTTTTGCTAAAGGGTGAGATAGTTTCACCTAAGAATTAGATTTGTCAAAAAATACCCTATCATGATCGATTTACAATATGCACCCATTAGTTTTGCCGAGGGATTTGACTATTTCTCGGTCGATCGAGAACTAACTTCTTTCTCAGTCAGATGATGTCAAAATCCCAGTTGCAACTCATGACTAACACGAATCACAATATAAATCCAATGGTGTAGGATTTAACTGAGGATGAAGTTAGTTTTCAGCTAACTGAGAACTAGCTAATCCCTTTGTCTAGAGTCAGATTTATCAAAATAAAATAATTTTTACCAGCTCGCTGCCAACAGTCGCGCTAAAATTTGGCACTGTAAAAGCACTTTGCAGCGTGCTCCATCTGTGTTTCGCACGTAAGGCCATATTCACCTCTACCAGAAGCTCTAAATTTTGAAGCTGTAAAACTGGGCAGTTGTTTCTGCGCGCGATTTGTACCGCATGCTCTTTCCGCACAGTAGATATAGTGCACGAGATAACGCTTTTGCAGCGCGCTTCACTTTACAGCACCGGTCATCTGTTGGAGCATCAATTTGCGCCTTTCACGTCCTAAACTAGTTGTTTTTTACATCGACCTGTGTGTTGTTGGTAGAGTTGGTAGAGGTTAGTCTGGTAGATGAGTACGTAGCTTGATACGTACTTCATGCAGTGCAGTGGTTTCTGGCAAGTCTCATCCCGTTCTGGCTCTACGCTAGCACAGGAATACATACCACTACTGTTGATCGAGCCACGGACAAGACAAGCCACGTGCCGGAGCGCAAGTGAGTGATGCGTTGCAGTGCAGGAATAAACGCAGCACGAAGAACACCAACATCCCCAACCCACATGCATGCGCGTGTCCAGATCGATGGAGAGGACAATGTCAAAGGTCGAGCCGACATCGACGTGACGCGCCGGGGCTTTTGCCCACATGCGTCAGATGCAGCCGCATGTGCGGCGCTAATCATTCGCACGTTCGCCGCCGATGGGTCCTGTTCACGCAGGCTAGCCGACGATCGAGCTGGTGGCGGCGTCAGACGTCGGAGTGGTCAGTGGAGGATGGGACACTTACGTGCAGCGCGGCGGCGTACAGCTCGCGGCCCCTCCGAAGCAGCGCGTCCATGCCGTCGTCGTAGGCGGCGGCCGCCGGgtggttgtggtggtggtggtggtcggcggagcTTGACCTGGCGCGCTGCCGTGCCTGTATCCTCACGAGCGACTCGAGGCCTCGCAGCGTCGCCGCCGTCTGCCGACGCACCGCCTGCCCCCGGATCagcgcctgcagccgcaccaggcCCTTCAGCGCGCGCAGCGCCCTCCGCGCCTGCAACGTTACAAACCATTCATTACATGGAGCCACAGACAGCTTCGCCAGAACAGAATGCTTTGATTGCCCCGAACTTACGAGGTATCCGCGGTAGGCTGACTGGATCGCCACGGCGGCGTACAGATCACGGCCGAACGGCGCAGTGTCACGCGGAGGAGCCGACGACGAGGGCGGCCCGGTGAGGCGGACCACCTCGGCGGCCGCGtgtgcggcggcgacggcggcctcGGCAGCCGCAGCGGTGGCGAGCGCGACCGCCACCGCGTGCTTGCTCTGCTCCTCCTCCGCCTGCCTGATCTGAATCTGATCCGGCACCGGTAACGGCACCGGCTCCGGAGCCGGCAGCGCGAACGAGTGCTGCGTCTTGAGCTTCCCCGGTAGCCATCGCTTGCTCTTCACCTTCTGAACCAACAGAATGTTCTCCGATCAGTCAGTCACTCAGTCAGCACCATGCAATTTTCCAGAAATTAACAGGGTTGGTGGGACAAGAACTGCAAACCTTCTCCTGCTTCGGCTTCGGCTTGGGCTCGGAGATGAAGAGCCGCTTGATGCGCTCGAAccaccccttcttcttcctctccatgCCTCTCGATTACACCTCTATCCGCTCTCTACGGCCAAGGGAATGTCTGCAGCAAGAAACATGTCGCCATTACCATACATGCAAGAAAGACCCGGGAATTCGGCGGTAGATCATGTGTCACAGTCGTACGATCTACGGCGATGTTGGCAAAAGCTCAGCATGGCTCCTTGCTGCTAACGCAAGTCACTCTCCGTGTCTGCCACTGTGCGAGTGACGAGAAGGATAATTCTATAAAACAAAAGAACTGGCCTGTAATCCTGTATTATCTTGTCCAAGATCGAAATCAAACCAGAAATGCCCACAACTGGGAACCATTTTCAGAAAGAGGGTTTCGGTGCGACAAATCAGAAGTGGGCACAATAAACAAACTATCAAACATGATAGCGACCTACTCACATTGCATCTGAACTGGACAGGGTCTCTCGAACACTTAGAAATGGAAGAACTATCGCAGAGGAAGGAGCAAGGGATGAGAGAGGAGATGCGGATGAAGAACAACACCGTGTCAGCAAAAGGGAAGTGAATTCCATGTACCTGTAGGGAGCTGTGCGAGTGATCCAAGAACGCCCCTGCCTCTCAGCAGCTTCTGGTTGAGCTGATGGCACGGAGAGGGGTCTCATGGAGGCAAATCAAGCTAGTGCTTGCCACATGTGGGAACCAAATTCCAGTGGGAACCCAGCAAATTGGTCACGCTCTTCTGTCTGAGAGAACCAGAACCCCACATGTGTGGCAAGTGAGAACTCTCCCTCTCCCTGACTCCACTGTTTATATATAGGAATTCCTATATAAGATGCACATTTGCAAATAGTCCTTTCAGAATTGCCAAGGTGTGAAAAGGGGATGTCAGTATTCTACCACAAATGAAGACTTATGTGCTATTTTACCCAAACCGGAGTCGTCAATGATTTCCTATCGGTTGATGTAGGTGTGCAAGGTACGAACAAG
It includes:
- the LOC127332149 gene encoding uncharacterized protein At5g02240; this encodes MATAAHLGPALAVSSSRRLTCKLSSAQAGRRAVLRSCSLPLLLGLAAAGRGGWRAAAAVESRTVQQGEDGAEGAAEASSKLVLVVGGTGGVGQLVVASLLSRKIKTRLLLRNPEKAVTLFGKQDENVLQVYEADTRNVDAFTPEMFEGVTHVICTTGTTAFPSKRWDGDNTPERVDWDGVRNFVSAMPKTIERLVLVSSIGVTKYNEIPWSIMNLFGVLKYKKMAEDFIRDSGIPFTIIRPGRLTDGPYTSYDLNTLLKATAGERRAVEIGQGDKLVGEASRLVVAEACIQALDIESTQGQAYEISSVKGEGPGNDQEKWKKLFAAAELN
- the LOC127332148 gene encoding probable diphthine methyl ester synthase yields the protein MLYIVGLGLGDERDITVRGLDAVRRCAKVYMEAYTSLLSLGLDPASLANLEKMYGKEITVADREMVEERADQMLTEAKDADVAFLVVGDPFGATTHTDLVVRARDIGVEVKVIHNASVMNAVGICGLQLYRYGETISIPFFTETWRPDSFYEKIQNSRRLGLHTLCLLDIRVKEPTLESLCRGKKVYEPPRFMTVNTAISQLLEVEELHGGSAYGPDSLCMGVARLGSDDQKIVAGPMKKLLDVDFGAPLHCLIIVGETHPVEQEMLEFYMIK
- the LOC127332147 gene encoding protein IQ-DOMAIN 11 isoform X1, producing MERKKKGWFERIKRLFISEPKPKPKQEKKVKSKRWLPGKLKTQHSFALPAPEPVPLPVPDQIQIRQAEEEQSKHAVAVALATAAAAEAAVAAAHAAAEVVRLTGPPSSSAPPRDTAPFGRDLYAAVAIQSAYRGYLARRALRALKGLVRLQALIRGQAVRRQTAATLRGLESLVRIQARQRARSSSADHHHHHNHPAAAAYDDGMDALLRRGRELYAAALHEQHQQQNSSKGWDGSTLSKEEMGAVVRSREEAAMKRVRALQYASLQNEKIGIRRQPMSRDDMDTLNQRWSWLEEWVGSHQPFDKDVPVAHQSPCRDVAVDVVTTHRHNHHPPPPRSRDSLACLDDEDEDNDDESSYGGRRLGHSSRRSFVRARRTPGRASDVDNNDGALHHPCSPAFPGYMASTASAKAKFRSMSTPKERFAAVPSDAYSEQCFPSFADRLMSPIPSMSPMPSIASDMGFARSGRPPVAQRSPRVKGPMTPSRNRSRRSPSRHSFGSEAALHQMQMEQYTPVR
- the LOC127332147 gene encoding protein IQ-DOMAIN 11 isoform X2 — translated: MERKKKGWFERIKRLFISEPKPKPKQEKVKSKRWLPGKLKTQHSFALPAPEPVPLPVPDQIQIRQAEEEQSKHAVAVALATAAAAEAAVAAAHAAAEVVRLTGPPSSSAPPRDTAPFGRDLYAAVAIQSAYRGYLARRALRALKGLVRLQALIRGQAVRRQTAATLRGLESLVRIQARQRARSSSADHHHHHNHPAAAAYDDGMDALLRRGRELYAAALHEQHQQQNSSKGWDGSTLSKEEMGAVVRSREEAAMKRVRALQYASLQNEKIGIRRQPMSRDDMDTLNQRWSWLEEWVGSHQPFDKDVPVAHQSPCRDVAVDVVTTHRHNHHPPPPRSRDSLACLDDEDEDNDDESSYGGRRLGHSSRRSFVRARRTPGRASDVDNNDGALHHPCSPAFPGYMASTASAKAKFRSMSTPKERFAAVPSDAYSEQCFPSFADRLMSPIPSMSPMPSIASDMGFARSGRPPVAQRSPRVKGPMTPSRNRSRRSPSRHSFGSEAALHQMQMEQYTPVR